The proteins below are encoded in one region of Pongo pygmaeus isolate AG05252 chromosome 20, NHGRI_mPonPyg2-v2.0_pri, whole genome shotgun sequence:
- the PRR22 gene encoding proline-rich protein 22 isoform X1 yields the protein MTISATVCRCPPPTPRTPTSGRAAGWNPLPRVTRQTEPHQVLSLFFGWATCAPTAALLACLDRAHHCPMQHPKSFYAPAAPQEGFSPQSLEGAEALGNQPAPTCAEPPPAVGTIGWVRAPAGEGSGATRLRALPSRTPLSIGSLNLYHPPDPEKEVFPAPPAGFQMAPCGCFFDPRIYRIEWTTPDLGQSALYKLAASSGGPAGVPSAPGSYLLEPQPYLKAPGLPPYPHYQPAPGGPQFLLSYFPPEGPGPEALGFVGDAGPATFVELPLPPLEEGPAPPPPPPAKENKPPPVLITLPAEPTLPPDAYSHLQGHLGHFPGPEPLAFPAKELQGSRARPGVPLYPPGLSELKVAEVKEGALLGAGEAKAPETARALALPDKVLLEDAMKLFDCLPGASEPEGTLCEVPGPALPDSSGGNSADDIRSLRLPEELLSFDYSVPEILDTVSNVDYFFNFKALDEEQPPHLGPPAANTPAPILPGKRKALTAKKGKPGGKARQPAGPASATPPGPRQDLGATPH from the exons ATGACCATCTCTGCCACCGTCTGCCGCTGCCCGCCCCCAACACCCAGAACCCCAACCAGTGGGCGTGCTGCAGGCTGGAACCCGCTGCCCCGAGTAACCAGGCAAACAGAACCCCACCAGGTTCTCAGCCTGTTCTTTGGTTGGGCCACCTGCGCTCCCACTGCTGCCCTCCTGGCCTGTCTGGACCGGGCCCACCACTGTCCCATGCAGCATCCCAAATCGTTCTATGCCCCTGCAGCTCCCCAGGAAGGTTTCAGCCCCCAGAGTCTGGAGGGGGCCGAGGCGCTGGGCAACCAGCCTGCTCCCACCTGCGCTGAGCCTCCTCCCGCTGTGGGTACGATCGGGTGGGTGAGGGCACCTGCTGGAGAGGGCTCAGGGGCCACCCGCCTAAGGGCCCTACCCAGCCGGACACCTTTGTCCATAGGCTCTTTGAACCTGTATCATCCCCCAGACCCAGAGAAAGAGGTGTTTCCAGCCCCTCCAGCAG GTTTCCAGATGGCCCCATGCGGGTGCTTCTTCGACCCCCGCATCTATCGGATCGAGTGGACCACCCCCGACCTGGGCCAGTCAGCCCTGTACAAGTTGGCGGCAAGCAGCGGGGGGCCAGCAGGGGTCCCCTCCGCCCCAGGCAGCTACCTCCTGGAGCCGCAGCCCTACCTCAAGGCCCCGGGGCTGCCCCCATACCCCCACTACCAGCCGGCACCCGGGGGGCCCCAGTTTCTCTTGTCCTACTTCCCGCCCGAGGGCCCCGGGCCAGAGGCTCTGGGCTTTGTGGGAGACGCAGGGCCCGCCACCTTCGTGGAGCTGCCCCTACCGCCCCTAGAGGAAGGCCcagccccaccgccacccccaccCGCCAAGGAGAACAAGCCGCCCCCTGTACTCATCACGCTGCCTGCAGAGCCCACACTGCCCCCGGACGCCTACAGCCACCTCCAGGGTCACCTCGGCCACTTCCCTGGGCCCGAACCCCTGGCCTTCCCCGCCAAGGAGCTGCAGGGCAGCAGGGCCCGACCTGGGGTGCCCCTGTACCCACCGGGCCTCAGCGAGCTCAAGGTGGCCGAGGTCAAGGAGGGGGCCCTGCTGGGGGCAGGCGAGGCCAAGGCCCCCGAGACGGCCAGAGCTTTGGCACTGCCTGACAAGGTTCTGCTGGAGGACGCCATGAAGCTCTTCGACTGCCTACCAGGCGCCTCTGAGCCTGAGGGTACCCTGTGCGAGGTCCCCGGGCCGGCCCTGCCTGACAGCAGTGGTGGGAACTCAGCCGATGACATCCGCTCACTGCGCCTGCCTGAGGAGCTGCTGTCCTTCGACTACAGCGTGCCTGAGATCCTGGACACCGTGTCCAACGTCGACTACTTCTTCAACTTCAAGGCGCTTGACGAGGAGCAGCCGCCCCACCTGGGGCCCCCTGCCGCCAACACCCCGGCCCCCATTCTGCCCGGCAAGAGAAAGGCCTTGACGGCCAAGAAGGGAAAGCCGGGAGGGAAGGCCAGGCAGCCGGCAGGCCCAGCCAGCGCCACTCCCCCGGGGCCCAGGCAGGACCTGGGAGCCACCCCGCATTAA
- the PRR22 gene encoding proline-rich protein 22 isoform X2 has protein sequence MTISATVCRCPPPTPRTPTSGRAAGWNPLPRVTRQTEPHQVLSLFFGWATCAPTAALLACLDRAHHCPMQHPKSFYAPAAPQEGFSPQSLEGAEALGNQPAPTCAEPPPAVGSLNLYHPPDPEKEVFPAPPAGFQMAPCGCFFDPRIYRIEWTTPDLGQSALYKLAASSGGPAGVPSAPGSYLLEPQPYLKAPGLPPYPHYQPAPGGPQFLLSYFPPEGPGPEALGFVGDAGPATFVELPLPPLEEGPAPPPPPPAKENKPPPVLITLPAEPTLPPDAYSHLQGHLGHFPGPEPLAFPAKELQGSRARPGVPLYPPGLSELKVAEVKEGALLGAGEAKAPETARALALPDKVLLEDAMKLFDCLPGASEPEGTLCEVPGPALPDSSGGNSADDIRSLRLPEELLSFDYSVPEILDTVSNVDYFFNFKALDEEQPPHLGPPAANTPAPILPGKRKALTAKKGKPGGKARQPAGPASATPPGPRQDLGATPH, from the exons ATGACCATCTCTGCCACCGTCTGCCGCTGCCCGCCCCCAACACCCAGAACCCCAACCAGTGGGCGTGCTGCAGGCTGGAACCCGCTGCCCCGAGTAACCAGGCAAACAGAACCCCACCAGGTTCTCAGCCTGTTCTTTGGTTGGGCCACCTGCGCTCCCACTGCTGCCCTCCTGGCCTGTCTGGACCGGGCCCACCACTGTCCCATGCAGCATCCCAAATCGTTCTATGCCCCTGCAGCTCCCCAGGAAGGTTTCAGCCCCCAGAGTCTGGAGGGGGCCGAGGCGCTGGGCAACCAGCCTGCTCCCACCTGCGCTGAGCCTCCTCCCGCTGTGG GCTCTTTGAACCTGTATCATCCCCCAGACCCAGAGAAAGAGGTGTTTCCAGCCCCTCCAGCAG GTTTCCAGATGGCCCCATGCGGGTGCTTCTTCGACCCCCGCATCTATCGGATCGAGTGGACCACCCCCGACCTGGGCCAGTCAGCCCTGTACAAGTTGGCGGCAAGCAGCGGGGGGCCAGCAGGGGTCCCCTCCGCCCCAGGCAGCTACCTCCTGGAGCCGCAGCCCTACCTCAAGGCCCCGGGGCTGCCCCCATACCCCCACTACCAGCCGGCACCCGGGGGGCCCCAGTTTCTCTTGTCCTACTTCCCGCCCGAGGGCCCCGGGCCAGAGGCTCTGGGCTTTGTGGGAGACGCAGGGCCCGCCACCTTCGTGGAGCTGCCCCTACCGCCCCTAGAGGAAGGCCcagccccaccgccacccccaccCGCCAAGGAGAACAAGCCGCCCCCTGTACTCATCACGCTGCCTGCAGAGCCCACACTGCCCCCGGACGCCTACAGCCACCTCCAGGGTCACCTCGGCCACTTCCCTGGGCCCGAACCCCTGGCCTTCCCCGCCAAGGAGCTGCAGGGCAGCAGGGCCCGACCTGGGGTGCCCCTGTACCCACCGGGCCTCAGCGAGCTCAAGGTGGCCGAGGTCAAGGAGGGGGCCCTGCTGGGGGCAGGCGAGGCCAAGGCCCCCGAGACGGCCAGAGCTTTGGCACTGCCTGACAAGGTTCTGCTGGAGGACGCCATGAAGCTCTTCGACTGCCTACCAGGCGCCTCTGAGCCTGAGGGTACCCTGTGCGAGGTCCCCGGGCCGGCCCTGCCTGACAGCAGTGGTGGGAACTCAGCCGATGACATCCGCTCACTGCGCCTGCCTGAGGAGCTGCTGTCCTTCGACTACAGCGTGCCTGAGATCCTGGACACCGTGTCCAACGTCGACTACTTCTTCAACTTCAAGGCGCTTGACGAGGAGCAGCCGCCCCACCTGGGGCCCCCTGCCGCCAACACCCCGGCCCCCATTCTGCCCGGCAAGAGAAAGGCCTTGACGGCCAAGAAGGGAAAGCCGGGAGGGAAGGCCAGGCAGCCGGCAGGCCCAGCCAGCGCCACTCCCCCGGGGCCCAGGCAGGACCTGGGAGCCACCCCGCATTAA
- the DUS3L gene encoding tRNA-dihydrouridine(47) synthase [NAD(P)(+)]-like, with product MAEGTAEAPLENGGGGDSGAGALERGVAPIKRQYLTTKEQFHQFLEAKGQEKPCRETEVGDPAGNDLAEPEAKRIRLEDGQTADGQTEEGAEPGEQPQTQKRARGQNKGRPHVKPTHYDKNRLCPSLIQESAAKCFFGDRCRFLHDVGRYLETKPADLGPRCVLFETFGRCPYGVTCRFAGAHLGPEGQNLVQEELAARGAQPPSIRNGLDKALQQQLRKREVRFERAEQALRRFSQGQPPGPTPAAAVPEGTAAKGAPRQDNCGAQQVPAGPGTSTPPSSPVRTCGPLTDEDVVRLRPCEKKRLDIRGKLYLAPLTTCGNLPFRRICKRFGADVTCGEMAVCTNLLQGQMSEWALLKRHQCEDIFGVQLEGAFPDTMTKCAELLSRTVEVDFVDINVGCPIDLVYKKGGGCALMNRSTKFQQIVRGMNQVLDVPLTVKIRTGVQERVNLAHRLLPELRDWGVALVTLHGRSREQRYTKLADWQYIEECVQAASPMPLFGNGDILSFEDANRAMQTGVAGIMIARGALLKPWLFTEIKEQRHWDISSSERLDILRDFTNYGLEHWGSDTQGVEKTRRFLLEWLSFLCRYVPVGLLERLPQRINERPPYYLGRDYLETLMASQKAADWIRISEMLLGPVPPNFAFLPKHKANAYK from the exons ATGGCGGAGGGAACGGCGGAGGCCCCTCTAgagaatggtggtggtggtgactcAGGAGCCGGAGCTTTGGAACGCGGAGTGGCGCCCATTAAGCGTCA ATACCTCACCACCAAGGAGCAGTTTCACCAATTCCTGGAAGCCAAAGGGCAGGAGAAGCCTTGCCGGGAAACCGAGGTAGGAGACCCTGCTGGCAATGACCTGGCTGAGCCTGAGGCTAAGCGGATCCGACTGGAGGATGGACAGACGGCGGACGGGCAGACGGAGGAGGGAGCAGAGCCCGGGGAGCAGCCGCAGACTCAGAAGAGGGCCCGGGGACAAAACAAGGGCCGGCCCCATGTGAAGCCCACACACTACGACAAGAACAGGCTGTGTCCCTCCCTAATCCAG GAGTCGGCTGCTAAGTGTTTCTTCGGTGATCGCTGCCGCTTTCTGCACGACGTGGGACGCTACCTGGAGACCAAGCCGGCCGACCTGGGCCCCCGCTGTgtgctctttgagaccttcggcCGGTGCCCCTACGGCGTGACCTGCCGCTTCGCTGGGGCCCACCTGGGGCCCGAGGGACAGAACCTGGTGCAGGAGGAGTTGGCGGCCCGCGGGGCCCAGCCCCCGTCCATCCGCAACGGCCTGGACAAAGCCCTGCAGCAGCAGCTGCGGAAGCGCGAGGTCCGCTTCGAGCGAGCTGAGCAGGCCCTGCGCCGGTTCAGCCAGGGCCAGCCGCCGGGCCCCACACCCGCTGCCGCTGTCCCCGAGGGCACGGCAGCCAAGGGTGCTCCCAGGCAGGACAACTGTGGTGCCCAGCAGGTCCCCGCAGGGCCGGGCACTAGCACCCCTCCCAGCAGCCCTGTGCGGACCTGCGGGCCCCTGACGGATGAGGACGTGGTCAGGCTGCGGCCCTGTGAGAAGAAGCGG CTGGACATCCGTGGGAAACTTTACCTGGCCCCCCTCACCACG TGCGGGAACCTGCCCTTCCGACGGATCTGCAAGCGCTTCGGGGCGGACGTGACATGCGGAGAGATGGCCGTCTGCACCAACCTGCTGCAGGGCCAGATGTCTGAGTGGGCCCTGCTCAAACGCCACCAGTGCGAGGACATCTTTGGCGTCCAG CTGGAGGGCGCCTTCCCCGACACCATGACCAAGTGTGCGGAGCTGCTGAGCCGCACCGTGGAGGTGGACTTTGTGGACATCAACGTCGGCTGCCCCATCGACCTCGTGTACAAGAAG GGTGGGGGCTGTGCCCTCATGAATCGCTCGACCAAGTTCCAGCAGATCGTCCGTGGCATGAACCAG GTGCTGGACGTGCCACTGACtgtgaagatccgcacaggcgtCCAGGAGCGTGTGAACCTGGCACACCGCCTGCTGCCCGAGCTGCGGGACTGGGGCGTGGCACTCGTCACG CTTCACGGCCGCTCTCGGGAGCAGCGCTACACCAAGCTAGCCGACTGGCAGTACATCGAGGAGTGCGTGCAGGCCGCCAGCCCCATGCCCCTGTTCG GAAATGGGGACATCTTGTCATTTGAGGATGCCAACCGCGCCATGCAGACTGGTGTCGCCGGGATCATGATTGCCCG TGGCGCCCTGCTCAAGCCGTGGCTGTTCACGGAGATCAAGGAGCAGCGGCACTGGGACATCTCGTCATCCGAGCGCCTGGACATCCTGCGGGACTTTACCAACTACGGCCTGGAGCACTGGGGCTCGGACACGCAGGGCGTGGAGAAGACCCGGCGCTTTCTGCTCGAGTGGCTGTCCTTCCTGTGCCG GTACGTGCCTGTGGGGCTGCTGGAGCGCCTCCCACAGAGGATCAACGAGCGGCCGCCCTACTACCTGGGCCGAGACTACCTGGAGACGCTGATGGCCAGCCAGAAGGCAGCTGACTGGATCCGCATCAG CGAGATGCTCCTTGGGCCGGTGCCCCCCAACTTCGCCTTCTTGCCGAAGCACAAGGCCAACGCGTACAAGTAG